A window of Hevea brasiliensis isolate MT/VB/25A 57/8 chromosome 14, ASM3005281v1, whole genome shotgun sequence contains these coding sequences:
- the LOC131173163 gene encoding probable glutathione S-transferase gives MAVAEEVKLFRNWSSPFGLRVVWALKLKGIEYDEELEDLSNKSPLLLQYNPVYKKIPVLVHNGKPICESLLIIEYLEETWKQTPLLPEDPHQRAMARFWAKFGDEKVFETMRFGTLLKQGKEQEEAIVSTIENLKYLEEELKGKKFFGGETIGLVDIALGWLAYHFNVVEEIIGVKLIEQQKFPLLVAWMQEFSNIPTIQESWPPRNKLFDRFAGFRKAALGEEHTPK, from the exons atGGCTGTGGCAGAAGAAGTAAAGCTGTTTAGGAATTGGTCAAGTCCATTTGGATTGAGAGTGGTGTGGGCACTAAAACTGAAGGGGATTGAGTATGATGAAGAGTTGGAAGATCTTTCCAACAAGAGCCCCTTGCTTCTGCAGTATAATCCTGTTTACAAGAAGATCCCTGTACTTGTTCATAATGGAAAACCAATCTGTGAGTCTCTTCTCATTATTGAATATCTGGAGGAGACTTGGAAACAAACTCCATTGCTTCCTGAAGATCCACACCAGCGAGCCATGGCTCGCTTCTGGGCTAAGTTCGGTGATGAAAAG GTCTTTGAAACAATGAGATTTGGTACTCTCTTGAAGCAAGGAAAAGAACAAGAAGAAGCAATAGTTTCAACCATAGAGAACTTGAAATATTTAGAAGAAGAGCTAAAGGGAAAGAAATTCTTTGGAGGAGAGACCATTGGACTAGTAGATATTGCATTGGGTTGGCTTGCTTACCACTTCAATGTAGTTGAGGAGATAATTGGTGTGAAATTGATAGAACAACAAAAATTCCCATTATTAGTGGCATGGATGCAAGAATTCTCAAATATCCCAACAATCCAAGAAAGTTGGCCTCCAAGAAACAAACTCTTTGATAGGTTTGCTGGCTTTCGTAAGGCTGCCCTTGGAGAAGAACACACACCAAAATGA